The genomic stretch AGAACAGGCCACTTCGGATGGCTGAAGGAGTATGGAAGATGTCGATAATGGAAGCGATCGAAGCGCCGCAAAGCTTCGCCATGACACGGCCCGTTACAGTCGGGCAGGGCCATCTGATGGTCCGTGATCTCGACCAGATGATCGCATTCTACCGGGACGTCATCGGTCTCTCGGTCATCGAGAAGACGGCAAGCGGTGCTTTGATGGGTGTCGCGGGGCGCCCTCTCATGACGCTGAGCACAGCCGGTCAGATCGTGTATGCACCCCGCAATGCGGCCGGTCTGTTCCACACGGCATTCCTGGTGCCGAACCGGCAGGCACTGGCGCACTGGCTGGCTCATGTGGCCCATCTTGGCGTCACCCTGGAGGGCGCGAGCGACCATGATGTGAGTGAAGCGATCTATCTGTCCGATCCCGAGGGCAATGGTATCGAGATCTATCGGGATCGCCAGCCGGATGAGTGGCGTTATACGGCGGATGGCGGAGTTCACATGGACACCCGGCGTCTCGATCTGCAGGCGCTTTACGACACTGCACCGAAGACCGCCTGGAGTGGCATGGCTCAAGGCACCGCGATTGGCCATATCCACCTGCAGGTGGGCAATGTGGAGCAAGCTGATCGGTTCTACGAAGGCGTTCTCGGCCTGCGCAAGATGGCGTCCTATCCGGGGGCAAGTTTCTTCTCCTCCGGCGCCTATCACCACCATGTTGCGGCCAATGTCTGGAACAGCCGCAACGCAGGTGTCCGCGCAAAAGGCATGACAGGTCTTGCCCGCTACTCTCTGGCATTCAAGGACCTCGCAGAACGCGACCGCGTGCTGCAAACGCTGGAGCAGCTGGAGATAGCGGTGACCCGAACCGGAGAGGGGCATGACTTCAAGGACCCCTGGGGTATCGGCATTACCCTGGTCGCTGAAAGCGCCTGATAAACACCAGGGAACTCTCCATCTCATTTCCGCGTTCACAGCCGGTATGAGAGGGACGGATGCCATGGTCAGTCGACAGACCAACTACCATTTTTCGACGCTGGTGCGCGCATGAACGCCGTCGGACCTCGACGGCAATCCGCAGGCCGACTGCATCGGACATCCCTCCGAAAAACGGGTCTCGACTATGCCGTCACCTGGTCCGTGATCGGCCTGTTCTTGATATTCGCGCTGATCGCTCTGCACCTGGCCTCCTTCATCCTCATCCCGTTGACCCTTGCCGTGGTCACAGGCCTCATTCTCGGGCTTGCAGCAGATAAGCTCGGCACGCTTGGTATGCCACCCATGCTCAATGCGCTCCTCTTGACCAGCGCATTTGCCGTAATCGCGCTGATGGTCGGCTCCGCAGTCATGGAACCGGTTCAGAACCTGCTTGGGGATGCGCCAGATATGATCGATGGTGCGCTCGATTACATCATGCCCCGTGTGGAGCATGTTTCGTGGTTGCACAGGCCGCTCCAAGCGCTCATCCATGGCCCGATTTCGAGCGAGACCATGCTGGAAAACACGGGCACGATCATTTCGACGCTTGCGACCGGCGTGACGCCTGCCTTGCTCCAGATCCTCATCTTTCTCGGCAGTCTCGTCCTGTTTCTGGCAAACCGCCTTGCCATTCGTCGCGCCCTGATCATCGGATTTCAGGATCGGGAGCGCCGGCTGATCGCCATCCGGGCCTATAATGCCGTCGAGCGTGCCCTCGGGTTTTATTTCGCCACGGCACTGGTTCTCTACGCCGCCTTCGGTACGGTCGCAGCCATCATTGCCATGCTTGGCGGACTTGGCAGTCCGGTCCTCTGGGGGCTTTCGGCCTTTCTCCTGAGCTTCATTCCCTTCCTTGGCATTGCGCTGGTAACGCTCGCCATGTCGATCAGCGGGCTTCTGGTTCATGATGGCGTGCTGCTCGGTCTCCTGCCGGCTGCTGCGTTTTTTCTTGTCAATGGCATCTTCGAGAATCTGGTCCTTCCGGCCGTCATGGGGCGTCGCCTGCAGATGAATGCCTTCATGCTCTTTGTCGCGATTGTCTTCTGGACCTGGCTCTGGGGCGGGGTCGGCGCCATGTTGGCCGTACCGCTTTCCCTGATCGTGGTCACCCTCGCATCCGAACTTCTGCCAAAGGGCAAGGCAAAACCCAGTCTGCCGCAGTGATGCCGAAGACTGCGTCACAGGAGTGTCATTCTCGCAGGCTAGGTGTCGCCGGATAACTCACAGACCGGCTGCCCCATGACCGTCACGACACCCCTTCTTCGCCTGGGTATCATCGCCGACCCGCAATATGCCGAGCTTCCACCCAATGAGGAACTCAACCGATTCTATGCCAACAGCCTGAAGAAGATTCGCGACGCTGTTGATCTATTCAATGCCAATGAGCTGGATGCCGTCGTGGTTCTCGGAGACCTGATCGATGCCGACGCCGTGCATTTCGAGCCAGTGTTGCGGGAGCTTGGCAGGCTGCGCCACCCGCAAATCCTGTTACCCGGCAATCACGATTTTCTGGTGGAACCCGAACATCTGGCCGGGGTCTACCACCGCCTCTCGATGCCTGCGCCCTATTATTCGAGGCAGGTCAACGGCATTCACCTCATCATACTCGATGGCAGTGAGATCTCGCTCTTTGCGCCGCCACCCGGTGATCCGCGCAGGCAGCAGGCCGAATCGCGCCTCACTGCACTGCGGGCATCGAAAGCGCCGAATGCTCATCCCTGGAACGCCGGCATTGGCGGCGAGCAAAGGTCATGGCTGAAGGCCCTGCTAGATGACATGGATGGCAAGGGCGAGAAGGCGATCGTGCTCGGGCATTATCCGGTCTATCCGCCATCCGATCACAATCTCTGGAACGCTGAGGATGTTGCCGGCTTGTTGGCGAGGTCTCCATCCGCCGTGGCCTATCTCTGCGGTCACGATCACCGAGGGGGCTTTGGCACAAAGGGCGGAACCCATTTCGTCACGTTCAAGGGCATGGTCGACACGGAAGCGGACAATGCCTTCGCCATCGTCGAACTCTTTGCCGATCGCCTGAATGTGATGGGCTTTGGACGTGAAGTCAGCCGCGAACTCTCCCTTTGCGAAGCCAGATGAACCCATGTCCCAAGGGCAAATTCCTGGCAAAACATACCGAGACGTCTCACTTTAATGTCATTTTCGAGAACCCCATAGTTATTGCAAACATTCCATGTTTACTGCTGTTCCAGCCGGATGGTCCGGTTTAGCCCGAGGAGAACAACGTATGAAGCTCAAGATCGTCATGGCCGCGGCAATCGCCGCTGCCCTGGGTGTGGGGTCCGCAATCGCTGCCGGCGAGCCGCAGACTGTCCGTCAGGAAGAAATGAAGAAAGTCGGCGGTGCCATGGGTGCGCTTGGCGGGATCGCAAAAGGTGAGCGCCCCTATGACGCAGCGGCGGTCACGACTGCGCTCACGACGCTGGCGGCAGTCGCCAAGACCTATCCGGATCACTTCCCGGTCGGCAGTGAAACCGGCATGGACAGCGAAGCCAGCCCGAAGATCTGGGAAAACATGGATGACTTCAAGGCCAAGGCTGCGAACCTCGCAACCATTGCGGAGGCACAGCTCGCTTCTCTTCCCGCCAATCAGGCTGGCGTTGGAGCGGCCATGCAGGCACTTGGCGCGACCTGCGGCGACTGTCATCAGACCTACCGCCTGAAGAACTGATCCCCGACAGGGGCCTTTGTCGCGATCCGGTTGTTCAGCGGCCGGATCGCACTTTGCGGGCACGGGTCGCCCGAAACTTCAGGAGTGAGGTCCATGGCATCCACATGGCGAAAGGGGCTTGGCGGCCTCCTTGCAGCCGGCGTCCTTGGTGGCGCGGCGTTTCTTTTCTTCACAGCCCCGAACCGTCATGATCCTTCGACTTGGGCAGGGCTTGGCGAGCCTGATCTTGAAAATGGTCGGAACGTGTTTTTCACCGGCGGCTGCGCCAGTTGCCATGCACCGGCGGATGCCTCGGGTGATGCGCGACTGATCCTGTCGGGCGGGGCTCCGATCCACAGCGATTTCGGCACCTTCCATCCCCCGAACATTTCCAGCAGCCCGTCAGCTGGGATCGGTGCCTGGACGCTTGCCGAATTCGGTGATGCCATGACCCGGGGTGTCGGTCGCAATGGCGAACATCTTTATCCGTCATTCCCATACACATCCTATTCGCGCATGACGCCGAAGGATATCAACGATCTTTACGGTTTCATGTTGAGCCTTCCCGCCAGCGAGGCGGTTGCCCCGGCCCATGAATTGCCCTTCCCCTTCAATGTCCGCAGGTCGCTTGGCGGTTGGAAGTTCCTCTATTTTTCTGAGGAGCCGATTGCCGAACTGGCCGATGCTTCCGACCTGGTCAAACGGGGCCAGTATCTCGTCGAAGGCGCTGGGCATTGCGGCGAATGCCACACACCCCGCAACATCATCGGTGGACCGAAACTGGCCAGCTGGCTGGGAGGAGGCCCCAATCCGGAAGGCGAGGGCATGATTCCCAATATCACGCCAGGCTCCAGAAGCATGGGGTCCTGGGGCGAGGGCGATATCGTCAGCTACCTCCAGACCGGCTTCACTCCGGATTATGACAGCGTCGGTGGCACAATGGTATCGGTCCAGAAGAACATGGCCGAATTGCCGAATGCCGACATTGAGGCAATGGCCGCCTATCTGAAGGCGATCCCCGCTGTGGAATAAACCGCCTGTTAGGATTGGAGCGTCATCATTATCCGATGAAGATGGCGCAAAGACCGACATTGCAGGAACTTGTTGAAACCGTGGCCCGGATGAGCGCGCGGTTCTCCGCATCCGGCGATCCACGCGTCGTCGATCTGATGCACTATGTTTCGATGCTGGAGCGGCGCTTCGAAGCGGATCTTCCCGACCCGCGTGATCAAGCCTTGGCCCATGCTTCAGCGCTGATGGTTGTGCGCGCGGTGGCAGAGCAATGGCAGCTGGAATGAGCGGCCATCTGAAAGACCAGCACCGCGCAAGCCTCAGCCGTCATGGTGCCGCCGACATGAAATGCGGAGGGGACATGAGCATTGAACGTCGGCGGATGGAAAACGCTATCCGCTCGCTGCTCGACAACTATCCTGATCCGGCCCTTCATCGCTGGGTTTCGGAAACGGTGCGAGCATTTGACAAGCGGCTTTCGGCCATCGTCGATCCGCGCGAGCGCGATCATGCCCAGCAGGCGGCCCTGGTGTTGATCAAGACCACGTTGCAGAAATGGTCCGAGAACCCGCCCGTTCGGCATTGAGCCGAACTGCACTTCTCATTGGTGTTCCGCCGCAAATGTCGAAAGCACAGCTTCGGCCTCGGGCGTCCAGAGATCCAGTGCCTTCAGGACTTCAAAGGCGAATGTGTCGGGCGCTGAACCGGCTGCCGTGACGATGGCGCCATCGCGCACCGCCTGCGGCTGATCACGATAGAGCGCTGCTCCCTGATAGGCGGAGTATTTCTGGTGTGAGGCCAGCGAATTTCCTGTATGGGCGACGGCGTTCAATACGCCGGTGGCGGCAAGCGCACTGGCAGCCGCACAGATCCCGCCCAGCACCTTGCCCCTGTCGCGAAATGCCGTCGCAAGTCCGGTAAAGTCGAAAGCCAAACCCTTTTCCCAGGCATAGCCGCCCGGAATGATCAGCGCGTCAAAGCGTTCGGCATCGATCTGCGAATAGGGCAGGTCAACTGCGACCCTCAGGCCGCCCATCGACTGAACAGGTTTTCCGTCAGGCGAGGCCGTCAGCACCTCGCATCGCAGATAGTAGCGCAGCGCCGCCATCACCAGCGCTGGCTCCCAATCGGCATAGTCATCCTGCAGGGCAATCGCGATTCGCGGCATGGATTTATCCTCCAATGAGCAGCAGTCGTCTCAGCTGAGCGCCTGCAGATAGCGCATGCCCGTGACGGGACGCGGCACGAAGTCCATGTTTTCGTAGAAGCGATGAGCCGCGAAATTGCCGGTAGCGGCAGAAACCGAGAGGAAGTCGCAGCCCGCCTGACGCGCAATCTGCCGGGCTCGATCCACCAGATGCTGGCCGATGCCATTGCCGCGCTGCCCATCGCGAACATAGAGATGATGCAGATCCATGCCGCGCTTGCCTTCCTGCGCCCGGTAGAGCGGAACGAGAATGGCATAGCCGATCAGACCGTCCTCGCCGCTATCGGCGACCAGTGCCTGGATCCAGGGCAGGGTGCCGAAAAGGTCACGCTCCAGCTTGTCCGGCGTCATCGCCGAGGCATCGCCATGATGCATCGCCAGCGCCTCGATCATCTCGTTGAGTTCGGGCAGATCCTGCGGCTTGGCATGACGAATGACGACCACCGGGGGTCTTGGCAGGGTGAGATCGGTATCTTCGGTCATTGTACTTCCCTTTTTCGATTTTTGCCGTCAGGGGAAGCGTTCTCTCGAAACAACAAAGCCGCCTGACGGCGGCTTGTTGACAAAGTGATCTGTCGAGCCGCCCGTTACCGGTAGGCCCAAAAATACGTGCAGGACATGGGTGCGCGTTCATTGATCATGGAAGGCTAGATGCGCCAGTTTAAATCGATTGTCAACGGGGATCATGCTTCAAGTAAAGCGACCCGTCCTCAATGCTCGTGTTCGCAAAGACCGTGATCGGACAGCGCCCGGATCACATAGCAGTCGCCCACCGTATGTCCCTCGCAATGGGACACGATTCGCTCCAACTCGTCCTCCAGCTTGCGCAGTTTCGCAATCTTGTCGCGCACATCTGCGAGCTGATCGCGCGCGATCTTGTCGGCAGTACTGCAGGGTTCCTCCGGATGGCGGCTGAGTTGGAGAAGCGCCCGGATCGCCTCGATCGGAAAGCCGAGATCCCGCGCATGGCGGATGAAGGTCAGCCGCTCAAGCTGCTGCTTTTCATAGCGCCGCTGATTGCCCTCGGTGCGGTCGGGTGCGAAAATCAGCCCCATCTGTTCGTAGTAGCGGATGGTCGGCACCTTCACGCCTGTTCGCCGCGACAGCTCTCCGATCGAATACATGAAAAAACCTCTTGAACCTCTAGTCACTAGAGATCCTAGACAGGGTGCAGGATCAAATCAAGACGGGAAAGATCAGTCGATGAGTGCTTCTTGCGGCCATAGCCACGGCCCCTTTGACGGGATGTCGGACACCTATAAACAGCGGCTCTGGATGGTGATTGCGATCAATGCGGTCATGTTTGTCGTTGAAATGACGGCCGGCCAGCTGGCCCGTTCCCAGGCGCTTCAGGCCGACGCGCTGGATTTCTTTGCCGATGCCGTGACCTACGGCATTTCGCTTGCCGTTATCGGCGCATCCTTGAAGACCCGCAGCATGGCCGCTGCCGCCAAGGGCCTGAGCCTCCTCTGCATGGGGCTATTTGTGTTCGGTTCGACCATCTGGCGTGTCTTTGAAGGCGGCGTGCCGGAAGCCCCTGTCATGGGCGTTATCGGCTTCCTTGCACTTGCCGCCAATGTTGCCAGCGTTCTGCTGCTGATGTCGTACAAGGATGGTGATGCCAACGTGCGTTCGGTCTGGCTTTGCTCGCGCAACGACGCGATCGGCAATGTTATCGTCATGATTGCAGCACTCGGTGTCTGGGGAACGGCAACGGCCTGGCCCGATCTGATTGTTGCCGGCATCATGGCGGGCCTCTTCCTCAGTTCGTCAATCCAGATCCTTAATCAGTCCTGGCGCGAGTGGAAGGCCGGCGAAGCGATCACCGTCGAGACCTCATGCTGTGGTCCTAAGGCTGTTGTGAAACCTGCGGGCTCTCACCACCATCAGCACTCTTGAGCCGGTGGCCGTCTTTACGCAACGGCCTGCCAGGGTCAAAAATGAAATGACCGGCTGCGCCATGGGCTCAGCCGGTCCTTTCTTGAAAGGTTCTCTTTCAGGCAGCGTTTTCGTCCGACAGGTCGTATTCGCGATAGGCCGCCTCGATCCGCTCGGTCACGGAGGCATTGCGCGTCTTGGCTTCCTGGGTGCCAGTTACGTTGGAGGCCTCCGTAGCCTTGCGGCCGCCGTCCACAGTCCACAATGCCGAGGCGAGGCTGCTGGAGATCAGGGTGCTTGAAAATGTGCTGGGTGCGCCGCTGCGCGCCTTGGCCGGCTGGGCCGTTTCAGGCGTCACATCATCCTTTTCCGACGTGACATGCACATATCGGTTCTGAAATGAATAGCTGCTTAGGCCGCTGTCTATCCTCATGGCGGACACCTCGATTGATCTGTTAACCATTTGTTAACCATTCAACCTTGCGCGAACCTTGCGTCGACGATTTCTGCGGCAGAAATGCCCTTGCGGATTTCAGAATACGGGCTAGGTGGCCGATTCGGTTGTGTTGGAGACGGCTGCTACGCGTTCAGCACCTTCCTGTGCTCGGTCTCGACCCGCGCCTTGTCATCTTCAAACTCCAGCTTTGAAAGCGCCCGATCCAACACCACCTTTGCCAGGCTACGAGCAGCAGCGGCATAGTCCTTGTCCCGGCTTGCAGAGAGCGCCGCAAGCGCCCGCTGTTGGGCGATTGCCACTTCGACCATGCCGGCAGCATCGCGAGCGACCGTCAGAAAGCTGGTTTCAAGCAGCGAGAGCGGTTCTATCGGTGCAGCATGGACCCGGCGATGCGGTTTAGGCCCGCGTCCCGTGTTGGACGTCGTCGGCTTCATGTCCTTCTGGCGGGCTGCACTCCGGTCTGCGGCCCGCGAAAGAATCCGTGCCTGTTGCGAGATCACGTCCACCGCAGTTCCCGGGTCGTTGATGCCCGAGGAAAGGGCGCGCGATGCAATTTCGGACAGGACAGTCAGACCGAAGAGCGGATCCTGATCATAGGAGCGGTTGGCGCCGATGGTGAAAGCTCTGCGCAGATGGTGTTCTGCCTCGTCCGTGTCATCCCCGAAACCATTGGGCAGAACCACATGGAGAATCGGCTCGGCCCGCGAGCAGAATTCTCCCGGTCGCTTGGCGACGTAAACATGGGCTTGCAGTTTCTCGGCCCATTCGGCCAGGATGCTGGTGTCGAGATGGCGGACATAGCCGGTTTCATCCGGAAAAAGCGGCATGGCGAGCGGCGGCGGTGTGTCATAGGGTGAGCAGCCGAGACAGGGATTGTCTGCAAGGCTTTGCAGCGCCTGTTCGGTCGCCTCCGTCACCCGGCTGATCGTCTCGCTCACCTGTCCGAGGCCGGCCAGGTGGTCGATCCACCTGAGCAACATGGTGACGATGAGCGCAACCACGATCAGCGTTACGACAAAGAGAACGACGCGCCCGCCACCGCCATAAAGACCGGTGTTGAGCGCAATCAGGCTCACCAGGGAGAAAAGAAAGGCCCCCAGAAAGGTCGAGAGTGCCGATTGGGCCGTCTGGTCCTCGAGCACGAGCCCGATCGCACGCGGCGTGCCGCCATTGGCCGCCGTGCTCGTTGCCGAGACAAGCGTTGACAGCGAGAAGGTCGTGACTGCCAGCATGGACGACGCAATGATCGTCAAGATCGGATCGACGGCATCGGCACCGACCATGTCAGAGAGGCTATCGGGGATATAGTGACCAAAGCCAACCCCCAACAGCGCTGTCGCAATCGCAATCAGCGTGTAGAGGGTCGCCCGAAACCACAGCCGCTTGGTAATCTGCACCAGCAGCCACCAGCGGCGGCTCATGATTGTGTCTTTCTTTCGCGAAGCCATCAGATGAATGTGGCTTCTGCGATCATGAAGACAAGGGCGAAATCAGACCTTCCCCGCCACCTTGATCGCATAGGCATATTCAAA from Peteryoungia desertarenae encodes the following:
- a CDS encoding MerR family transcriptional regulator, with amino-acid sequence MYSIGELSRRTGVKVPTIRYYEQMGLIFAPDRTEGNQRRYEKQQLERLTFIRHARDLGFPIEAIRALLQLSRHPEEPCSTADKIARDQLADVRDKIAKLRKLEDELERIVSHCEGHTVGDCYVIRALSDHGLCEHEH
- a CDS encoding c-type cytochrome — encoded protein: MKLKIVMAAAIAAALGVGSAIAAGEPQTVRQEEMKKVGGAMGALGGIAKGERPYDAAAVTTALTTLAAVAKTYPDHFPVGSETGMDSEASPKIWENMDDFKAKAANLATIAEAQLASLPANQAGVGAAMQALGATCGDCHQTYRLKN
- a CDS encoding metallophosphoesterase — protein: MTVTTPLLRLGIIADPQYAELPPNEELNRFYANSLKKIRDAVDLFNANELDAVVVLGDLIDADAVHFEPVLRELGRLRHPQILLPGNHDFLVEPEHLAGVYHRLSMPAPYYSRQVNGIHLIILDGSEISLFAPPPGDPRRQQAESRLTALRASKAPNAHPWNAGIGGEQRSWLKALLDDMDGKGEKAIVLGHYPVYPPSDHNLWNAEDVAGLLARSPSAVAYLCGHDHRGGFGTKGGTHFVTFKGMVDTEADNAFAIVELFADRLNVMGFGREVSRELSLCEAR
- a CDS encoding VOC family protein; amino-acid sequence: MEAIEAPQSFAMTRPVTVGQGHLMVRDLDQMIAFYRDVIGLSVIEKTASGALMGVAGRPLMTLSTAGQIVYAPRNAAGLFHTAFLVPNRQALAHWLAHVAHLGVTLEGASDHDVSEAIYLSDPEGNGIEIYRDRQPDEWRYTADGGVHMDTRRLDLQALYDTAPKTAWSGMAQGTAIGHIHLQVGNVEQADRFYEGVLGLRKMASYPGASFFSSGAYHHHVAANVWNSRNAGVRAKGMTGLARYSLAFKDLAERDRVLQTLEQLEIAVTRTGEGHDFKDPWGIGITLVAESA
- a CDS encoding GNAT family N-acetyltransferase, yielding MTEDTDLTLPRPPVVVIRHAKPQDLPELNEMIEALAMHHGDASAMTPDKLERDLFGTLPWIQALVADSGEDGLIGYAILVPLYRAQEGKRGMDLHHLYVRDGQRGNGIGQHLVDRARQIARQAGCDFLSVSAATGNFAAHRFYENMDFVPRPVTGMRYLQALS
- a CDS encoding AI-2E family transporter, which encodes MNAVGPRRQSAGRLHRTSLRKTGLDYAVTWSVIGLFLIFALIALHLASFILIPLTLAVVTGLILGLAADKLGTLGMPPMLNALLLTSAFAVIALMVGSAVMEPVQNLLGDAPDMIDGALDYIMPRVEHVSWLHRPLQALIHGPISSETMLENTGTIISTLATGVTPALLQILIFLGSLVLFLANRLAIRRALIIGFQDRERRLIAIRAYNAVERALGFYFATALVLYAAFGTVAAIIAMLGGLGSPVLWGLSAFLLSFIPFLGIALVTLAMSISGLLVHDGVLLGLLPAAAFFLVNGIFENLVLPAVMGRRLQMNAFMLFVAIVFWTWLWGGVGAMLAVPLSLIVVTLASELLPKGKAKPSLPQ
- a CDS encoding cation transporter, whose product is MSASCGHSHGPFDGMSDTYKQRLWMVIAINAVMFVVEMTAGQLARSQALQADALDFFADAVTYGISLAVIGASLKTRSMAAAAKGLSLLCMGLFVFGSTIWRVFEGGVPEAPVMGVIGFLALAANVASVLLLMSYKDGDANVRSVWLCSRNDAIGNVIVMIAALGVWGTATAWPDLIVAGIMAGLFLSSSIQILNQSWREWKAGEAITVETSCCGPKAVVKPAGSHHHQHS
- a CDS encoding cytochrome c, yielding MASTWRKGLGGLLAAGVLGGAAFLFFTAPNRHDPSTWAGLGEPDLENGRNVFFTGGCASCHAPADASGDARLILSGGAPIHSDFGTFHPPNISSSPSAGIGAWTLAEFGDAMTRGVGRNGEHLYPSFPYTSYSRMTPKDINDLYGFMLSLPASEAVAPAHELPFPFNVRRSLGGWKFLYFSEEPIAELADASDLVKRGQYLVEGAGHCGECHTPRNIIGGPKLASWLGGGPNPEGEGMIPNITPGSRSMGSWGEGDIVSYLQTGFTPDYDSVGGTMVSVQKNMAELPNADIEAMAAYLKAIPAVE
- a CDS encoding DUF2254 domain-containing protein, which codes for MSRRWWLLVQITKRLWFRATLYTLIAIATALLGVGFGHYIPDSLSDMVGADAVDPILTIIASSMLAVTTFSLSTLVSATSTAANGGTPRAIGLVLEDQTAQSALSTFLGAFLFSLVSLIALNTGLYGGGGRVVLFVVTLIVVALIVTMLLRWIDHLAGLGQVSETISRVTEATEQALQSLADNPCLGCSPYDTPPPLAMPLFPDETGYVRHLDTSILAEWAEKLQAHVYVAKRPGEFCSRAEPILHVVLPNGFGDDTDEAEHHLRRAFTIGANRSYDQDPLFGLTVLSEIASRALSSGINDPGTAVDVISQQARILSRAADRSAARQKDMKPTTSNTGRGPKPHRRVHAAPIEPLSLLETSFLTVARDAAGMVEVAIAQQRALAALSASRDKDYAAAARSLAKVVLDRALSKLEFEDDKARVETEHRKVLNA
- a CDS encoding DJ-1/PfpI family protein, whose translation is MPRIAIALQDDYADWEPALVMAALRYYLRCEVLTASPDGKPVQSMGGLRVAVDLPYSQIDAERFDALIIPGGYAWEKGLAFDFTGLATAFRDRGKVLGGICAAASALAATGVLNAVAHTGNSLASHQKYSAYQGAALYRDQPQAVRDGAIVTAAGSAPDTFAFEVLKALDLWTPEAEAVLSTFAAEHQ